The DNA window TCGTTGACGATCCACACACGGCTCAGCCAGTTAGTCCTCCTCCGACTTGATACGATATTTTGTCAATGCTCGGTCCTACACACACGTTTAGGCGGGCACTCACACTTACGCaacaatatgtatgtatatatgtatatacgtatacatatgtatatatcggGCACACGCGCGTACCGTACAGTGGTGTACAACCTCCTGCAGGTAAACGGATTACCCCCGTGTCTCCGGTTGTTTTTTGTAGATCGATTCACTGGATAGGAACCGACGTGCTCGCACTATGCTCGAAGTTTAATGGTCCCTTTATCGCACGACAAAGTAAGAACGAATGATTTCGCGCGGAAAAATGGGTCAGCATTAATCCTCACCCGCACCTCGCGCCATCTTTCCTGTCAATTGTACTTGCCCGTCGTTGCTGTCGTTCGCTACAGCCACCTCGGTgcttcctctctctccctttaaCTTTTTATTCCCGTCGAAGTGTAATACGTAATCTCCGGGCACTCGTACCCCGAGGTTCCACTAGCTCCGACAAATCAAAACACTGTACACTGGTCGTTCTCGCCGTGGAACGTGCCAAGCGGCGGAATCTGCAATTAGACGTACAGTTTGAACGAGGGTCGAACGAAGCGAGAGAACGACGTTGATATTTCCCGATCGTTCTCAACCCTCGGCAAGCTAGcgaaacgtcgtcgtcgtcgtcgtctgttCGAACGTACacagcacacacacacacacgactCCCGGGGACTTGGACGTATTAAATGAACATCGCGAACGGGTTAAATGCCGCGTCGCCCACCGCGATAGGGAATACTGTATGCGCTATCGCAAGCCCGAACTCTCACTGTTATTGTTATACACGCGAAAACCGACTTCGAGCTCGCTTGCGACCGAAGCAGGCGGTGGTGTAGTGGAGGGCAGTCGGTACCGTTCCTAAAGATGGCGACGCGGATCTCTCTCCACTTGTTCGTTCGGGATTTCGCACGGATACGAAAATGACGAAGTGCCGCTCTAGGAAGCAAGAGAGATACTGTGCTGCACCGATTGGCTGTTGCTTCAGCTTGTCGCCGGTAGATGTAGTACGAGCGAATTTCACCGCCGCCTCGAGAAGTGCTGCCTTCGAGCGGCAGCGTCCACGTACTTTCAATTCAAAGTGGTACGCTGGTTTCACTTTGCGACTTGCCCAAGGTTTTTCCGTCGAATCCGCGAAATGTTTCGTACATAAAGTAACCCCGATTGTGTCACCTTTTCAATGGGAATGTAGAACCTTTTTTCTGGGTCACGTGGGGAAAACATTGTAACATCCTGTGAATGACTCGTGAGATTCGACATTAGGTCTCGTTCACTTCGATAATGACAACAACGTGTTATTATGTAGTATAAATAACTGACGAAGAAATTCCAGTGCTTTTCATTTACTCTTGTCGCAGACTAGAATTGACAATTGATTTCGCAGATTTATGGGAATCGTTCATGTATATTcatatacacacacacgcatatatatatatatatatatatatatatatatatatatatatatatatatacacacgtacatataaatatacaaatacatatacatatatttgcgTTGAGATTAAAGCATGTATGTTGATTCGCGATGACGTTTCTGTTTCGGCCACCCGAAAAAAACTCCTGCGAATCGAAATCTTGAAAGGTTATGAAACCGGTTCGTTAGCTAATAATAAAGCGAAAATTTGATTTGGTTGTATTTAATTACGGTGTGGTGGTTACGCTGTTACAAGCTGATATCGAGCCGGCTTTATTACCAATTTGGTAGTTCCATCGCTATTAATAATAATCGATCTGTTTTGTGGTATTGAACCGTGGTATATGTACACGGAAGGTTGAACACCCGATGACCTGTGATAATCCTTTGGCAATTAGTTTGTAACTGTAGATAAGCATGCAGGCACAATTTTAGAGCGGCAGATACGGTCGAGAAAGCTAGGTGGAGTCGATGGAGGACGGGACGAACCGGTTACCACCGAGTCAAAAAGGTACGACCAGGTCAGGCCTTTCGGATACACAGTATTTTTGTGTGTAGTTCCGGCACATTGCACGCCAGGCTAGGTACAGCTGGTAAAAGACATTTCTATCGAGGTTACGTTCGGATATGTTTCTTGCATCAATCTCGGTTTGTTTCTACCCTATGGGATGCGCGCGACCACGCGCTCTATTGATTCCATGACCTCAAGCTGAAAACCGCGTGCCAATTTGTCGAAGGAAAGTAAAATCGACTATTTGTTTGTACCGTACTTTTCTTAAAATCGTCCTTCTCAGAACGTCCCTTGGACTTTACGTATTgataaatttgtaatagttttaataataaCGAAATACAATAAATCGATTATACATGAGACATCACGAACTATGTAAAGCAGCATCTGTGttgaattgtaaatataaaaGCTTATACAATCGGTTCTCGCATTTCGAAACAGAACGTTACTCGAcaaatttgtattatattctatttctcTCGCTTTCTGGCGTGCGAAGGTACCAAAAACATCTGTAACAGACTACATTCCGGAAAATAAGAGCGTATTAAGAAAACCGAGAATGTAGTccagcgaaatgaaaatttagatGCGTGATGCTATCTTTAGTTTGACACTGCAAAGCCAGTAGAAATATAGGTTACTGTCATCGAAATAGCTTGTGACTGAACACTTCCACTGAcccactaaaacgaaatttaattttatcgaGTAAAGCTGCATGTCAACAGATTTCTGCAAACGTTtgattataatatatttaaacccTGTAGAAGTTCGTcggataaatatatatacatatatatatatatatgctccgaataaatttgtaaatttaaaatagcTCCCGACAGATAATTCGGGTTACGAGGGTAATTCATGTATTCCATTCACAATGTTTCACACAGAAGGACTAAATACAACATGTAAATAGCATGTTTCTTTTCCTACACAAATGTCGCGTGTTTATTCCTTCCGTGTGTATCATAAATAGAAGTGCACTAGGAACGCCGAGCGTATACGCCTTCCTAGTGGAAAGTTTCATTGACATCCCTACTCGATTTGGCATGAACGTGTGTTCAATGTTTCACCGTGTAAAAGGTATTCGAAAAGGAGCATCTGCTTCGCACGTCTTCACCTGCACCGTACAAAGCAGCTGCTCGGTGTTATCTTTGTGCTTACGTAGACTCCTGGCACGTGGCATACATCGTAGGAAAAAAATGTACATGAACCGCCTAATCTAACACGTTTGCATGAATTTCGCGatcaaaaaaattcaaaatccaTATAACCTAAACTCATGTATTTATATGGACTACATCtttttcttctaaattttcagGATATAGATATACCAAATTTTGTCAATTGTAACATTAGAATTTGGTAACATTTATATATTTTCCTACTGATTATAAAGAAATCATAGTATTTTTTATAATGACGTAGCGCAGACCAAGTTATACTTTTCCCCTGTACAGTTTTGTGTATAATTCGCTGTATTActtatacaaatatatatgtatatgtatagtaCAGTAAATGTGTCTGTCTGGAGAACGTTAGAAGCTTATTTTCATAACTGATAAAACCTATTTCCGAAACGTCTTGTTTTGACTAAAGAGAGCGTTGGGTGAAAATAATGTTACACTGTAACAGAAAAGTGATATTTTACTGTTCCACAGTAAAGGCAACCTGTAACATGGACGTAAACGCAGCGGAGCCTTTCGGTCGGCTGCGCGGATCAACCTGAAAGCATCGCGCACCTTTTAATATACACCGGAAATGGGGCCATACGCGAAACTTCTAGAACTTTCCGAACTTGGCTTCCGATTCAATCTCGTATATTGCCCATCTTGCGTACGATATTTCCCTCTAATATAATCAGCATATTAAATCATGCATAAGATCCATTAGCCGTTACTTTTGAAACAATGCCGAACGAGATACAGGTTCTTCAAACAATTCGTTGCTAGCGCCGGAAGCGCGGGGATTTTTTACGCGTTTTGCAAGACAAGATACAATTGGTCGGTGTGTTACTTGGAGGGGCATTAACAAAGCAATAGTGGCAAAGTCACTACTACTATGAATTTTAAATGTCGTAACTATTAGCAACGCTAATTATATCCATTGAAACATTACGTTTCTGTTATCAGTTATTTGAAATACAGTAGCGATCACCATCGATACGAAACGTACGCCCgaagtatttttatttatttgtagtgTACCTCCGCGAGAAACTCCATTGGACTCTGTCGTAACCGCGGGTGGAATATAGCGATAAATTTATGCGTGTTTCAACTGAATTTTTCTTACGAAACAATGTTGTAATAATACGAAGCACCGGTCAACTATTTTCGTAAGGGGCGCTTGAAAAAATCGTGCGATACGTTCGCGGacaatattcgcaatttttcCCGTACAATTCATGTCAAATTTCGAGTTATCGCGTTAATCGGGGGCTGAATCGTACGCCATCTGTAAACGAGCGGGAAAGAAAAGTGTTTGAAGGCCGCCGGCCTGCCGGCCGGGCCGAGTCTCGGGTCTCGGGCGAATCAGCGTGCGAGTCTCTGCCATTTGCGCGTCGGTACGCGACTACGCGGCAGTAGTGATACCAGAATTCTACGTCTGCTTACCGGTGCGTAGAAAACGCAAAGCTTATTTAGTGCGTTCGGTACCAGAATACCTTATCGACCTCACAATTAAATCGATCGCCATGGCGGATACGGAAACCAAGTAAGTCCCGCTGATTTTTTTATCGATTTGTCTGAAGAAAATCACACTTTTTCACTGAACGCTTCTCCAATGTTTCGTTACCGAATACAGCGAACGACGGGCAAACCGATCCTTACCGATTTACGATTTCTAGTCTCATTGATCACCGACTTCGTACAGAGCTCAGTCACTTTCACAACTTTGTTTGTATCCTAGACAGTTGATTGTGTAGTTTTGAAAGCGTACATAGTTTTGTAAGAGTACAGCCACGAGAAAGGGACAacaggagggagagagggaggggataTATACTCTCTCTCTACGTGATATTCTCAGCTTGATTCGTAAGGCGCATTACGTTCTCAGGATTACCTGGTTTTGCCACGATGCGTGCTCTACTTGCGGTGCCACTTTTATGGTGGCATCGtttatgattttatttttcccaCTTGTGGCTTCGCGGACGTAGGACAACCGCGAAGTAGCACAACGCGTGTCAGCGAATGTTTGTTATTCATGCGTGTTCTTGTTACCGCTATTCTCGCTCCTATTccgaaaattgtttataattgGAGTAAACGCTTTTTTGGTTAGTATGTAATTCATCATACCCGAGAATATTCGAACCGATACTCGCTGATATATCTTTTCGTGATCACTGTACAAACAGTCATACAAATATTTACACGTTTACTAAAAGAAAATGCCTTGTACGTGTGTACGAAGGCTTGAGAATATTTTACAGATGGTCGTGCTTAGAACGTCGTAAAAAGAAAACATACAACTTATTGATCTCTTCTTCCTTACCGATTAGATGTTGAAAATACCAATATTTAAACTtttcatttaatattttcgagaaattgtATCATCGTATTTATATCAATGAACTTCGACGGTGCTTGAATTTGTTGTTTCGCTGGTAGAAgaagtacatatatatatgttgtgTGATGTATATTTACGGTCCACGATAGTCACGATTTGCCGCGCCGAAACGTTCTGTGTATGTTTCTGTTCGAGACGCGTGCGTGTATATGTGTCTCTTGGTGAAAAGAGAGGGTTGCTAGAAAGGGGAATGAAGACAGGATAATATCAACATTGCTAGGTGCCGCCACGGTCGGCGTCCTATCTCTATTTCTTTTCTCCATCGTTCCATCCTTGTCTATAGCTGTGTAAAGTATAAACCGATACCTCACCAATTGAAAATTCGATACGCGCCCAATTTGGTTTTAACTGTCGTGTTGTCCGGACATCATGCATcctttatatttttgtttttaaatattattttattctttccGAAAACATTTACAACGCGCATTTCATAATacaaaaaaaataattatctttgcattatatagagaattatgtttatattgtataaaaaattatctatgcattataatttattttttagggAGACTAAAATTGCCTCTACTCCAGAGAAAAAAGTTgtagaagaagagaagaagccAGTTCAAGAAGTTGATGAAGATTCAAAAGCATCTGAGAATGGAGATGGAAAGGAAACCAAAGAAAATGGCTCAAGTGAAGAGAAAGAGTCAAACGATAATGAAGCAGAATCAACAGAAAATGGTCATACCACAGGTATTGACtatataacaataataaaaaattttgtaatcactgcatattctataaatatgaaaaacataaatatacAATTATAGTAGtcatatattttaaataatagaaaGTTGGTTTCTATTTGTACAGATATTAACAAGCATTGTTTTTCTTTGCAGATGCTCCTGTTGATAGTTGCTGTATAAAGAGGAAGTCAACAACTTTAAGTGATACAACAGAAGATTCTGCTACTGATGGTGCAAGTCccgaaaagaaaacaaaacttGAAGAAAAATGTGCTGAAGCAGAAAGCAATGGAGAAGCAGAAGCTACAGCctaatttttttatgtttattgCAGACTTAATCTATAGATGTAATTTTAACAGCCAACTGAGAAATCAGAACAGTCAAAATTAGTTATCTGTGCATTGTCTAAATCGATGCACATGAAAATCAAGAACAGTAATAATCTATCAATGACTAATGTGTTCAGACATTTGTGTGTTTGTTGCAAccatttttatgaatttgattGGCAATAGCACTGTCTACATCCACAGCATCATCATACATTTCTATCTTAAATTACTACCATTCATGTTTCCTGTATTTTCCACACTGGCGCCCACGCATATATATGTTTACTAGTACTAGATTTGTAAAGGAAGGGAGATATAAATAATATTAGAAATAATATATTTGTTTCATAAAGATAGATGATGGTATGGTGCTTAAGAAAGAAATGGAAGGTGTTCCATAGAGAGTTCTCGTTCTTTCTAATGCACGGACTCGTGTATACATAGACATCTCATATCAGAAATAAAAAAACACtatttttgtgaaaattaaaatacattCCTAAAGTAAACAAAGCTCGCCCAAGGATTCTAACGTTTACTGacaaaaattatacaattaatCTCATTTGTAAACCCTGATATCGAACATACCCATCTCACACCACTTACATACATAAGTTATGTACAATTTAACTGTCAACACGGTAACAGAATAGACGAATTACTACATATTTTCGTGCATAAACATTAATGTAATAcatattttaaatgatttacGATTAAACTTTAAAATAAGAGTATAAAGAAAACCATTTAATCATCTAaccatatttttgagaaattcttTTATTACACATTAATTTTAATCGGAATACATGACAATATGTAATAATTTGTATTAGTATGTATAGAAATGTTGGTGAGCGAAAACGTTGAATGTTAAATTTTGAGGTAACAGCAATAAAAAATACTGCATTGATAATTTTAGTGGAAAGTTGAATATTTAAACCTTGAAATTTACATATgattatataaaatatgaaaattctatATGGttgtagaaaatataaaaaattaaaattaagcgtgcattatttttatattaatgatTAGTTTATAATGTTGCGCATTGCAATCGGTACTGCGATTTATGCACACGAAACACGATAGTGTAGTaacgaaaagaaattaatatatagatttaataaattttatagaaatatgAAGTATAAAATGCTTGATTGAATGAAATACTAAACTGCTACGATAGTTAGACGAAACTCAAGAATTTGCTGATGTAGTTGTATGAAGCTTCCGATTCACGGAATTCAAATGTATACTCTGAAATATTTCGTAGAGAAGAGCGTCATCTCTAGGAGACATAACGATTTAGAAACTCCACAGCACTATGCACATTTCATATATATAGTTTGTGCTGTTGGCCGCTATGTTAGTGTATACATTTACAATGTGTGATTAATAATTAGTTTGAAATGTTTACAAGCAAATGACATGTCTCAGAAATAATTTCTTCCCATTCTATTGTCTACATGCTTATACAAAATGACTACAAAACCAGTTTTCCTAAGACCCGGTAAGATTTATTATTTGTGCAAATGTTTAGTATAGTGTTCATTGTCATGACAGTACGTTATCGTTTAGTTTCATATAATTATATAGTCTTTATAATTATGTATCTTACACCATGTAATAATATATCCTTTGTAGAAATATCATTATACAAAATAGTgtataatataacctattcAAATACTAATTTATATTGTTCTTAAAAATAGTTTATACTTTATATATGAAACATACTAATAAAGACTTATATTTCTTCATTCATTGTTGCAGGAGACAGCACATGGCAGGAGGATAAACCTGATATAGATGCCCATTCATCTACGCAATTTGTGTACAATGCCCATCATTCGCTTGCAATTCATATGCAACGTCAACGATTGCCTACATTCAAGTATAGAAGCCATATTATTTATCAATTAGAAAAGTATCAAACATTAGTTTTAATTGGAGAAACTGGATGTGGGAAGAGTACGCAACTGCCTCAGGTAAATGTAAAATTAGTTTCATTGAATGATTATAACTTATAAAAATGAACACAGCAACATAGTTTTAATAAGTAtcgtataaaattgtatattgtaatatttatttcctatttgaacttgaaataaatataataacttATTTGCATTGAATAAGTAATGTTTATAAATCAGAAACTTCAGTTGGAATAGGTACAGACATCAACAGTTACTATGGTCACATATTTTTTTCTCCATCAGTTTTTATATTCATCACATAAAGTGATTCTCTGACTTTACATATCCAAACTAAGTACTTCAAGtgaagtgaaataaaaaaaagattCCTGTTGAACGCAGCTTATACTTGAAGTTTCAATATTATTCAAGTCATCCCAATTTTTTTCGTTTCTAATAAATGCAAgtaaaagataatgaaaaaagAATTCATTTGAATGATTTATCTGTATTAATAAGGAACGCGTAATGTAGAGTGCTGTGTATTGCAACGGTCATTGGCACCACTGCACCACGCtaataaattaaatgaaaacatAATCTTTCATAGCAAAAAAACATGTTCAATAACATTATCTTTAAAGCAAAAATCCAGTATGTTTTATGAAACATGATTTTAAGTGATATTTTTGTTGCATATAAATCTTTATTGTTACTTCGCGTGACATTAAATAATTAGATCAGACATTGCAAgtatttattatatgtatagttgTGTATATTAAAAGGATATTGACAAATAGTGCTATTATTAAGTATGTCTCGATACGCAGTACTCAAACAGtgaaatgaacaaaattttcattaggTTAATTGTGCATTTTAATAAATGGTGATTCAATTATACACATAAATACTTGACACCTATTGAATTTATCTAGTCTTTTGTTTTTGCAATAGTttgcgaaaataatgaaaataggctttatatttttgtatacacgaaataaatttctgttataTTGTTTCCCGTATATTTTTTGGGAAAGTTTAAGTTATGacttttgtttattaatttgttGTGCAGTATCCACACACTGGTGAAACCTCGTATAAATTATTTCTGTGATTTTTAGAGCGCGTACGCGCACGCGCATATTAGGAATTTTGTGATTCCGCCGTTTCGCCATTCTATTGTCGACTTCGATCTACCCACGAGTTTTTACAATATTTGATCGTCTGCTTGAAGAATAATACATGTTTGTGAAGTTCGCTAGTCATTGTGACTCTCATAAAGTTATTCTGTGTTATTTTATACGGAGCCATGTTTCGTAAAAGGGAACAACAAGAGATAGCTGTTTTTTTAATCAACCCTTTCACTAATGACGATTTGAAAACAATTATGTGACAATAGTGCGACCGAAATTTTACAATACACAGAAATTTAATGTTATTCTAATCAGAATAAACTCGAGAtataagaaagaaagagaaatgtaT is part of the Halictus rubicundus isolate RS-2024b chromosome 3, iyHalRubi1_principal, whole genome shotgun sequence genome and encodes:
- the LOC143352617 gene encoding uncharacterized protein LOC143352617, yielding MADTETKETKIASTPEKKVVEEEKKPVQEVDEDSKASENGDGKETKENGSSEEKESNDNEAESTENGHTTDAPVDSCCIKRKSTTLSDTTEDSATDGASPEKKTKLEEKCAEAESNGEAEATA